ATTTGAAGTTAATGGCAACTTACAAAGAAGGCATCTCCAGCCATGACGATGAATGATTTGGCAGAAGATTCAGCAGAAGGAGGCTGATATTCAACCCATCTGTTGTCTCTGGTCTTAATGTGTAACCCATTTACTGAATTCTGATGAAGAATGGTGAGGAAGCTCTTGTCGGTGTGAGGGAAAGCCCCCAAATTCATCTCGttccgatgtgggactctGTATTTGATCATCCGGAGAAGATATTTAGTGGATTGGGTGTGTGAAAGGAAGAGGCTTTTGAGGCCGTAGCTCTCGAACACCATCTTCTTCACCGTCTGCTCCAATTGGGACACCAATTCTGCGTAGGATTTGAGGTTTTCACTGCAAAATAGTATGTGGGTTAGCTCTGAAAGTGAGAAATAAAGGCAGAATGAACGAAGGGAAGAAATTTACCAGAACAGAGGGTTTGGGCGAGAGGGCCACATGAGGTTGGAGAAAGATTGGATGTTGGAGGGAAGAAGAGGGTCTTCAATGCCCATACTTTCATGGATAGGCATCAATGGGTTCTGCCCAAAGTAGCCATGGAAAGGCTTCTCAGACACATTCTGAACCTTCCTCTCCAATGGAACTTCGA
Above is a genomic segment from Cucurbita pepo subsp. pepo cultivar mu-cu-16 unplaced genomic scaffold, ASM280686v2 Cp4.1_scaffold003576, whole genome shotgun sequence containing:
- the LOC111786947 gene encoding probable 2-oxoglutarate-dependent dioxygenase AOP1.2, yielding MAGEIPVVRFSSHNLQSGGRKWGSTREKVREALEEYGCFVALYDSVSMEASSLKMMEAMKEVFEVPLERKVQNVSEKPFHGYFGQNPLMPIHESMGIEDPLLPSNIQSFSNLMWPSRPNPLFCENLKSYAELVSQLEQTVKKMVFESYGLKSLFLSHTQSTKYLLRMIKYRVPHRNEMNLGAFPHTDKSFLTILHQNSVNGLHIKTRDNRWVEYQPPSAESSAKSFIVMAGDAFFAWSNGRIYSAPHRVTMSGNRERYS